The window ACTTATTACGTACTGCTTTGCAAGGTGAGGCTTCAGAACGTCAAGATATTGGTTACTTGCGGTCTAAATATTTTAAAGTTGCGACTACACCGCCACAAAAGGTAGTTGTCGATGGCGAAATTATAGGGACAACTCCCATAGAAGTGAGATGCATTCCAGGTGGATTGATTGTATTTTCTCCCCAGTTTGAACCTACTCAACCCGTGGAAAAACTTGAAGGTTTACCAAATCTGGTAGTGGAATTAAAAAATCCCGAAAATCTTGATGCAGATTAAATAAGCTGGTGCGGTGCTAAATTTTATGTTGTTGAGTTATTAGTTATTAATAGCTTCATTATCTATCACCTAAAATCGTTTTATTAGGAGCCGATCGCCGAAAAATATTAAGTAAGTTAAGCATTACTTGATACCTCAAGCGATCTATCTAGCGAATGAATTTTTAAATCTGGGGTACTATCGCTAGTCTAATAATCGCCAGAGATAATTGTTGACTCCCGACAGATTTCAAGGGTCAATACTTAGTAGTAAAACTAAAGCTATGGTTACTCAAGGGTAAGTTTTGTACTTCAAATCTTACCGAATTATCGGAGAAGTTAATGAATAAGAAAATCAAAAGTCTACTTTTATCAGTCGTGTCTTATTGCTTGGCATTTTTGGTCGCTTGGTCAGGTGCCGTATTGCCAAGTAACTCTGTAGCTCAGGCTGCTCCTTTTTCTAATTCTAACGACTTAATATCGACTAAACCCCTAGGCACTAAAGCCGTAGAAAATGCGAAGGCTCAAGTCAAAAATGATACGGATGCCGACTCCGTAGCTCCTTCTGATATTAGTGACAACATCGAAGGTAAAGGATTACCAGAAGTTAGGACAGACGATATCGGCAAACAAGATCCTGTAGCAGTTAAACGAAGAGCCAAAGAATTAGCCGATCGGAACCAACAACAGATTGAAGGTACTAGAAAAGAAATTCAAGGCAAAGCTAAACAAGCCGCAGGCAATGTTAAAAGTGCTGCTGAAGATGCTACTTCTAAAGTAGAAGAAACTAAAGATAATGCAGTCGATGCAGTTAAAGATTTCTTTAAAAGATAGAGCAGACGAAAACAATACAGTCGCGGCGGATCTCTAAGACCAGCAACTGTTTGCCACTAGCCAAAATAGCTTGATTAACACTTGTACAACTTAACTTAATGTCAGAGGTAATTATGAATTTTTCACAATTCAAAAAA of the Merismopedia glauca CCAP 1448/3 genome contains:
- a CDS encoding CsbD family protein, whose protein sequence is MNKKIKSLLLSVVSYCLAFLVAWSGAVLPSNSVAQAAPFSNSNDLISTKPLGTKAVENAKAQVKNDTDADSVAPSDISDNIEGKGLPEVRTDDIGKQDPVAVKRRAKELADRNQQQIEGTRKEIQGKAKQAAGNVKSAAEDATSKVEETKDNAVDAVKDFFKR